Proteins encoded by one window of Microplitis mediator isolate UGA2020A chromosome 1, iyMicMedi2.1, whole genome shotgun sequence:
- the LOC130665121 gene encoding transmembrane channel-like protein: MTKDQFGTETLQVNSIHDSKNLVSTSGSRMQEVFEKPSVTFVLDEKNVKRSINKDNNQDETPNKMPVSPTILVNSGQVDSIENQGDNDYSASVFAMLQRKTSKSSSKKKKKRSSSFNTEDGTDDSENQRRCSSAFTSSSGETAISIDVAMDEDLEDGGTQEQIFEKLKLHKEVLSAVKHQPWPLRKKVKLAKQAKSYIRRHEGALQERLAQNRNTRDVLARIAIFISKKWQYSKRELINLQTWLVPWESRIKEIESHFGSAVASYFLFLRWLFWINLVIFLTLTIFVAIPEILTADKNHSGDRKILLPEEIKKSTHFLTLWEFEGVLKHSPFFYGWYTDWDIPNGGYRLPLAYFLANLIVYTYSFVTILRKMAINSRMSKLSEKEDECAFSWKLFTGWDSMIGNHETANNRVASIILGFKESLLEEAEKEKKLGHWKITTIRIFVNVSVILLLILSAYAVVEVVARSTQETLNSSWWRQNEITVVMSLISYIFPIFFEILGLLENYHPRKQLRLQLARIMVLNLLNLYSLIIALFDKINQMEGELKSLKPKIVPIIPAINISATHCQNISIPCSDVQPPFNISSSLPLTWTTAQPLKNFSSLTSSLAALSLILMSNTSTKSPSSLTNIIMSKPNDTLDESMAISDFLNYSSTNLFNVSEMSKTESSSFFDDVKWEGYIEKDIPQNNYEYYDTDNSNYEDELNLTKVTNSTDIPANTTNDNYSTWIDVENTTTLTLKSKKKTILDNEKNLTNSHNVDIKIIKCFARICDYENDFKERKTEKTKVSHEAILELNITTKTKLRKLCWETMFGQELSKLTVMDLILTIIATLLVDFFRALFVRYMNPWWCWDLEKKFPQYGDFKIAENILHLVNNQGMVWMGMFFSPGLTALNLVKLVILMYFKSWTVMTCNVPHEVVFRASRSNNFYLALLLTMVFLCVLPVGYAIVWVEPSWHCGPFSGYYRIYHIATQSLKNLLPVKVHKSLDYIASPGIIIPLLVLMTLIIYYMTSLAGSLREANNDLKVQLRYERREERRKMFKIAEKREQGQDVSFAKWKKILPTMSSIKTDTPVSRAVENMLHRKRRRAIEMIRSMTSDADEVTGDKPNSLLRDSLLPKETSDLQLHNILIDTNEITKL, translated from the exons gaagtatttgaaaaaccttCAGTAACTTTTGTTCTTGACGAAAAGAATGTAAAAAGATCTATCAACAAAGATAACAACCAAGACGAAACTCCGAACAAGATGCCTGTTTCTCCAACAATTTTAGTAAACTCAGGTCAAGTtgattctatagaaaatcaagGAGATAATGATTATTCGGCATCTGTGTTTGCTATGTTACAaaggaaaacatcaaaaagttcgagtaaaaagaaaaaaaaacgatctTCATCATTTAATACTGAAGATGGTACTGATGATTCGGAAAATCAAAGAAGATGTTCATCAGCATTTACATCTTCTTCCGGAGA aaCAGCAATTTCTATTGACGTGGCAATGGATGAAGATTTAGAGGATGGTGGAACACAAGaacaaatttttgagaaaCTTAAACTGCATAAGGAAGTTCTTAGTGCGGTTAAACATCAACCTTGGCCtcttagaaaaaaagttaaacttGCGAAACAAGCTAAATCATATATTCGACGGCATGAGGGTGCACTTCAAGAACGACTTGCCCAAAATAGAAACACCAGAGATGTTCTAGCGCGAATTGCGATTTTTATTAGTAAA AAATGGCAGTATTCAAAACGTGAATTGATAAATCTCCAAACGTGGTTAGTGCCGTGGGAATCAAGAATAAAAGAGATAGAATCACATTTTGGTTCTGCTGTAGCTTCATACTTTTTATTCTTACGCTGGTTATTCTGGATAAATCTTGTGATATTTTTAACCCTTACCATATTTGTTGCTATACCGGAAATCCTCACAGCCGATAAAAATCATTCTGGAGATCGCAAGATTCTGTTAccagaagaaataaaaaaatccacacATTTTCTGACTCTATGGGAATTTGAGGGAGTTTTAAAACATTCACCATTTTTTTATGGATGGTATACCGATTGGGATATACCAAACGGAGGGTACAGACTTCCTCTTGCTTATTTTCTAgctaatttaattgtttatactTACAGTTTTGTCACTATTTTACGAAA AATGGCAATAAATTCACGAATGAGTAAACTATCAGAGAAAGAGGATGAATGTGCTTTTTCATGGAAGCTTTTTACCGGTTGGGACTCTATGATAGGAAATCATGAAACTGCGAATAATAGGGTCGCAAGTATTATATTAGGATTTAAAGAATCATTATTAGAAGAAGctgaaaaggaaaaaaaactcGGACA ttggaAAATTACTACAATAAGGATATTTGTTAATGTGTCCGTGATTTTACTTCTTATACTATCAGCTTATGCAGTAGTTGAAGTTGTTGCTAGAAGTACACAAGAAACATTAAATAGTAGTTGGTGGAGACAAAACGAAATTACAGTAGTTATGTCACTAATCTCATATATCTttccaatattttttgaaattctggGACTTCTAGAAAATTACCATCCTCGTAAACAGTTACGACTCCAATTAGCCAG aATTATGGTATTGAATCTTCTTAATTTATATTCTTTAATAATCGCTcttttcgataaaataaatcaaatg GAAGGAGAGTTGAAAAGTCTAAAGCCAAAAATCGTACCCATTATACCAGCAATAAATATTAGTGCTACACACTgtcaaaatatttcaataccTTGCAGTGATGTACAACCTCCTTTCAATATATCATCGTCATTACCATTAACTTGGACTACAGCTcaacctttaaaaaatttttcgtctttAACATCATCACTAGCAGCATTGAGCTTAATTTTAATGTCTAATACATCAACTAAAAGTCCATCTTCTTTGACAAATATAATTATGTCGAAACCCAATGATACGCTGGATGAATCGATGGCAatcagtgattttttaaattacagttcaacaaatttatttaatgtttctgAGATGTCAAAAACTGAATCATCATCTTTTTTCGATGACGTCAAGTGGGAAGGTTACATTGAAAAAGATATAcctcaaaataattatgagtATTATGATACAGATAATTCCAACTACGaagatgaattaaatttaacaaaagtCACGAATTCTACAGATATTCCAGCTAATACtacaaatgataattattctaCGTGGATTGATGTAGAAAATACAACAACGTTAACgttaaaatcgaaaaaaaagacaattttagataatgaaaaaaatttaactaataGCCACAATGttgacataaaaattattaaatgttttgCAAGAATTTGTGATTATGAAAATGACTTCAAAGAAAGAAAGACTGAAAAGACAAAgg tgagtCATGAAGccattttagaattaaatataacaacAAAAACGAAACTTCGTAAGCTATGTTGGGAAACAATGTTTGGTCAAGAGTTATCAAAACTTACAGTTATGGATTTG atattaacaataattgcGACACTTcttgttgatttttttcgtGCATTATTCGTTCGATACATGAATCCATGGTGGTGTTGGGatcttgagaaaaaatttccacagtatggagattttaaaattgctgaaaatattttacatttagTTAATAACCAAGGGATGGTGTGGATGGGAATGTTTTTTAGTCCCGGGTTAACAGCGTTAAATCTTGTAAAACTTGTAATTCTTATGTACTTTAAATCTTGGACAGTAATGACATGCAATGTACCACATGAAGTTGTTTTTCGTGCTTCAagatctaataatttttatctagcATTGTTACTTACGATGGTCTTCTTATGTGTACTTCCGGTGGGTTACGCTATTGTATGGGTAGAACCTTCTTGGCATTGTGGACCTTTCTCCGGCTATTATAGAATTTATCACATAGCCacccaaagcttaaaaaatttactaccaGTAAAAGTtcataa ATCACTTGATTATATTGCATCACCTGGAATTATTATTCCTTTACTTGTTCTAATGACActgattatatattatatgacTTCCCTTGCTGGATCTCTCAGAGAAGCAAATAATGATCTCAAA GTCCAACTACGTTATGAGAGGAGAGAAGAACgaagaaaaatgtttaaaatagcAGAAAAACGTGAACAGGGACAAGATGTATCATTTgcaaaatggaaaaaaatattaccaaCGATGTCATCAATCAAGACAGATACTCCAGTTTCAAGAG CTGTAGAAAATATGCTGCACCGAAAACGTCGGAGAGCTATTGAAATGATTCGTTCAATGACATCTGATGCAGACGAAGTTACTGGAGATAAGCCGAATTCATTACTACGAGATTCACTTCTGCCTAAAGAGACAAGCGATCTTCAACTTCATAACATTCTAATCGACACCAATGAAATAACGaagttatga